Part of the Onthophagus taurus isolate NC chromosome 11, IU_Otau_3.0, whole genome shotgun sequence genome is shown below.
ttgataattttgaggtaaattgaatgcagcgcgacgttccttattttttcttgctcttattatcaacatatcggcggagaaaagaccaagctttccaaccgtgtgcttagtttttcgctatctttctatataacgaagatatgggccctagaagtaggtggaaatataaaggaaaaagtttgttgctgggcggtttgttgctatcgtctcgccggcgtaatttttctcgatttcttTAACTATATCTGAATatttatgacatttttcaccaataaaattttatgatctTGAAAAACATGTGTGTATTGGTtatcatttttgattataGCAATATTATTGAATGAGTATTTAGTTGTAGAAATTATATGATTGATAGAGATAataagttttagaaaaaatgtttcttatgaTTATCTTTTTcgtataatatattaaaaacaaaagtaagAGAATAAAAGtacatatacatttttaatcgtAGTCGtataattatcaaattattcaaatttttaatacaagaGAATgtaaaggtttaaaaaaaattttttttagttcagaTGCATTGGATTACgcgataaaaacatttaatataattatagtAGACATTTCTTATGTGCTATCCTTTTTTGAACTTTCGTTTCTCTTTCAACGAATTTATTCCCACGAAACGGTCGAACAACCTTAAAGGACATGAATAGAAAGATTGCAATATGGAAATTGCAATATTGGTGGACGGTAAGTTAACGGTCGGTATACGCTCGAGCTaagacggatttaaaattgctagttcaattacttatttttttttagaaatgaaataaaagttgggtggaagtatattaaatttatgaattaaacttatttaatcaaaaaatatttataaagaaaaaaatcaaagtcaatataagaaatgaaatttttttattaaagattttgctagTACAATGGAACCTCGATAATCCGTGTCTCTATTAACCGTTTTTCTCGATAATCCGTGCAAAGCCCTCATTTCAAATATCCGTGCATTTCAATGTTTTGAACCCGGTTAATCGTGCGAAACCAGTTTTGCAACCGATTCGTTGGCGCGTCAGTTCTACTACATACTAGTTATTGCTTATGCACGTGTTGTTTTTCGCTCCGTTTATATACGTATGCAtgtgaattttattaattaatttattacacgTCTCAAAACGTTTCTATAATAGTGcgtgttttatttatacaagGTAAGAAGTTACtgtttttgtatgaaatttgtAGATGCTCATGAATGTTTTCGTATAGTTTAGGCTCTGTGCTAAACTAAAGTACACTACCAAAAATGGATgcaaagagaaagaaaattgTTCTAACCGTCGGAACATTCAAAAACCTTTTCAAGCATCACAGGGATGGTTACATCGATTCAAATTACGTCATGGAATACGGCAGCTTAATATTcaagatgaaaaattaagtTCCGATAAAAGCGCTGCAGAATCATATCttatagaatttaaaaatttaaattttttaaatgaaaaaaatgctCCAGGTCACAAATCTAGTAAGGAACGTATAACATTAATGCCCTGTGCCAATGCTAGTGGAAGCCATAAATTACCACTGTTGTGCATAGGTAAATCAAAAAACCCAAGATCATTCAAGGGAACCgaaatgaaacattttcctgtttgttataaatatcAAACAAAGGCTTGGATGAATCAAGACATTTTTAAAGCTTGGttttttgaagaatttgttCCTTCAGTTAAGAAACATTTGAAATCAAAACACTTACCCGAAAGAGCAATGCTCTTATTGGATAATGCTCCCTCACATCTAGAAGAACGTACATTACAAACGGCTGATGGTCAAATTTTTGTGCAGTATTTGCCTCCAAATGTTACGGCTTTATTACAGCCGATGGATCAAGGGGTAATAGAGGCTTGCAAGCGCCGctttagaaaaataatgttgcgGCTTCTTTTAGAAGCAGATTGCTCACTGAAAGAATTTTGGAAGAAATGGAACATCAAAGATGCCATATATGCGGCAGCAGAGAGTTGGGGTGATGTTCCAAATGTAACAATACAAAAATCTTGGTTCAAAGTTTGGCCACAACTTACAGAACATTTCAGTTCCTCCAAAAATGAAGAATCTACTGTAGTGACGTCTAGGCAACTCTTGAATGGCATACAAAATGTTGTAGAATTTGAATTTGTAGACATAACCGACATTGAGGAATGGTTACACTGCGATAAAAACGAACCGGGTTATGAAGTTTTAAATGACACTCAAATTGCAACAATTTCGGAACCTACAGCAACGGATGCCACCGATGAGGAGGATGAAGACGAAAACGTTTCTACACCTGAAAAAAAAGTTCCACCAGAAGCTGCACTCTCACATGTAGACGGGCCATTAAGTTTTTTAGATCAACAAAATGATACAGATCACATAGATGTTTTGAACTTGCGGAAAATTCGTTCCAACATATgtttaaaactttacaataagAAGAAACAGCTCCAAATAACTGATTTCTTTaaccaataaataaatttgaaacatgTTGTCTGTATATATGTACTCTATAGTTCCtgttattttcataataaagatttaaacaCTATTATATGCCTTTCATTTATCCGTGCATTTCAATTATCCAGCAACCCTCAACCGGTCATTAGACCGGATAATCGAGGTTCCACTGTATACGTAACGGTTAAAACATTGgcttagtgttgttattgaataataaaagaattttttatttattaagaacaaACTCTTAAGTAACTTGTTCGATATGATTACCCTCAACTTGGCAGTGGTACCATCTTTGTAGTGTTTTCTCTAGCACACGGCTTAACATGTGATGATCAATGTTTTGGCAGAggtcaataattttttgttttaaatcctcaatacTGTCCAGCGGTGGCTCCTCACAGCAAAGTTCCTTACAAAAATCTTGTCAGCATTCCGAAATAAGGTCACTTGAGGGAATGTTTGAAATTCTAAAGGATATTCAGGCTGAGATGAAAGGGTTGTCCAATAAACATGAGGAAGTTCTCCGTGCTGTTACCTTTTACGGTGAGAAGATTTCCGACTtcgaaatgaaaattatcgatctgGACAAAAAATTAAGGGAGTTGGATTCTGTGAGGGCTGAAAATATCGCCCTTAAATCTAGCTTGGGGGAGGTTTCAATGCGGCTTAAGCGGTTGGAGCAATATTCCAGGCGCA
Proteins encoded:
- the LOC139431902 gene encoding jerky protein homolog-like; this encodes MPCANASGSHKLPLLCIGKSKNPRSFKGTEMKHFPVCYKYQTKAWMNQDIFKAWFFEEFVPSVKKHLKSKHLPERAMLLLDNAPSHLEERTLQTADGQIFVQYLPPNVTALLQPMDQGVIEACKRRFRKIMLRLLLEADCSLKEFWKKWNIKDAIYAAAESWGDVPNVTIQKSWFKVWPQLTEHFSSSKNEESTVVTSRQLLNGIQNVVEFEFVDITDIEEWLHCDKNEPGYEVLNDTQIATISEPTATDATDEEDEDENVSTPEKKVPPEAALSHVDGPLSFLDQQNDTDHIDVLNLRKIRSNICLKLYNKKKQLQITDFFNQ